AGTATTAGACAGCTTTAGGAagcttttagttttagttttctcttaagTTTTCTCTCAAATTTCTTAGGGTTTATATTACAAGTGCAATTTCCATTTTGATCTTGGAttctaactatatatatatatatatatctttgtaattttgatttctagttgatagatttgatgatttttggttattatatgtttgtttgagttatcattgttgattttgatcatttattacttagtttcatgcatttttccaattttgccatattttatgattatgCCCACCAAGTATTTATGGAAATGTCAATTTTAATTATGAGGTAAATTTTCACTCCTTGACTTAGAAAAATGAGTAGTATATgagatactagagtcataatgtccaacatttagtgataattcttggatttttaattattcttatttccactaacgctagctttttactaaggcaattagtaagttagttaggatttgtggattaaaaACAACTATACTCACTTGACTTACtcttcgatgttaagggttgactaggtgagattaatccatcataattatcatagttgtggttttGACAAAGAAGGGATTCCCTAACTTAACACAAGCCACGGCTTCCATTTATGCTTTGAATCATACTTCAATCATTTTAAAGCTTTACTTGTCCATATTATATAGATAgttctttaatttgtttagtAGTTCATTAGTTGCAACCTTGagtgttcttttatttcttaattgaTTGCTTCATTATTGAAAACCCCCTCGATTTCACAACCAAATTTGTACACTTGCGGTCACTAGTTCCTTGGAAAGATGACCCAGGATTTTACTCCCAGTTATTGTGAATTGAATTGTGACATCTTTATTCTAAACTTTGGTCGAGGGTCGCCTTGTCAGTTGGGACTATACGTGCAACGCCGATCCTATTTCTTGAGAAAATTCCTAACCGACGATCCGACCAGCACTAGTAATTTTGAAAGGGTTGAAAAAAAAGTTAGATGAATCTTTGGGTGTGTGTGGttcaaagattaaattttattaccaAGTAATCTCATTCCTAGGCATTATATTCTTATGAATGAGATTACTTGGAATATATGATTCCCATATTTGGttgtaaaatttaatacattggAATATTATGTAATAATCCTAGGAATGACTAAATTTTTGTTTGGTTGAGTTTAAATATCTTGGTCATATTATGTAATATGTCAAAATTACTCTtaatcattcaaattaaaatattaatgactaaaagttaaatattttttaaatttactaaaatacctctaataataaatatttttagttaaacttattattgattctaattttttttaaatttactaaaatacccctaataacaaatatctttagttaaaattattattgattctaaatttttttaaatttactaaaatacccctaataacaaatatgtttagttaaaattattattgattttaatttttttaaatttactaaaatatccctaataacaaatatatttagttaaattattattgactctaaattttttactaaaatatccctaataacaaatatgtttagttaaattattattgactctaaatttttttttaaatttactaaaatactcctaataacaaatatctttagttaaaagtattattgactctaaatttttttaaatttattaaaataccccgaatatcaaatatctttagttaaattattattgactctaaatttttttaaatttactaaaatacccctaataataaatatcttcagtttaaattattattgactctaaattttttaaatttactaaaatacccctaatattaaatatgtttaattaaaattaacacaaaatacatatctaaattttcaaaaatttcataattcataattcatctcataattcataattgaacttatataaaataaatctcaaCGATTCTAACCACATATGTATTAAAAAGCTTTACTATTATCCAAATTAAAGTTACAAAAAAGTctcaaaaagttaaaattttctaACAGACGCACAACTCTTGTACAAGAATGCAAACACatcaataaaatgaaaatagacAACCTCATACATAGAAAAATGAACACAATTATCGTGTATGATTTCTTCTCCTCCATTGGTTCCACATTTCTTGTGCAAGTTGATCCCTCCATCTACCCCAAGCATCGCTCGTCTCAATATGGTGGATCGTCCCCCCATCTACTCCAAGCATATTTTGATCTACTATCTCATCAATAGGATCCACAACCATCACTCTTCTAATGTGATTATACAAAAGGCAACATGCAgttataattcttccttgagtTTTAATAGGATAAAATGACCTTCCCTTTAAAATTTCCCATCTTGCTTTCAATACTCCAAATGCCCTTTCAATGACATTTCAAGCTTGTGAGtgtttcatattaaaaaattcttGGACTGTACTAGGTTAATTATGTGGATTAAACTCACTCAAATGATATTTTTGTCCTCTATAAAGTGCAAAAAATCCTTCATAATTCATGTATCCAGCATCACATAAGTAATAATGACCTAGTGTGACATACACAATTGaacaaaattaatgaaagaTCAAATAGTTACTTTGATAACATATTAAAGTCTCAATAAAATATCTTGGGGAACACTAAACCCATTGCGAAATAGTGCATCTCGCAATACCCTATAATCTGCAGCTGAACCCTCCCAACCTGTCAATACGTAGATAAATTGCATATCGGGAGCAACCACTCCAAGCACATTGGTTGTTATGTCACCTTTTCTGTTATGATATCTAGACTTATCAGCCTCAAGGACATTGACTTTGATATGAGTACCATCTAAGGCTCCTAGGCAATcctaaaattcaaaacaaagatCAATTAACTCAATCCTAAAGAACACCAACCATATGAGATTTAATAACATTAGCAAAATAAATTACCTTAAACCATTTCCATCGTTCATCCATTTTATCCTGGCTAAATGGTTGATATTTCTTCAATAAGAGATTATGACATATCAAAATAGCAAGCAATACATCATTAAACTGCCTACTAATTATTTCTTCAGATTTCACAAATTGTCTCTTTATTACTCTAATTTTGACGTCATGTGCTATAATATGTAAAAACATGGCAACCATTTCTTCCACACCCATATTCCTACTTGGTTTTAACTTTTCAACCCTTTTAAGCATGTTACACAATGTATGAAAGGCATATCTATCTATTCTTGTGTTTTCTATACATGCTAGatcactaaaataaataattgtatcAACACTAACATCTCTTATTACTTGTCTACTATAACTAtcattccattttcttttctttttttttcaattgcaaTATAATCAAAACATATCAAATCATCAACAACTTAACCATAAGGTCATTCATTAATTTGAAATGTAAAATCAAGCAGGCAATAACTTTCATCTTCTGTTTAGGATCCATTctgcaaaaaaaatattaaaatatttagctAGAAGActtaactatttatttattctatgtaaattttttctattatttaaaaaataaaattaatagccATACTTCAAATTTATTCGAAATATTTAGCTTATTgcataaattataattcaaaactAAATAATGAGATCAGACCatagagatatacattcaacaCTTAACTTCCCTTTTCTATATTATCATAACTTGAATACTAAAAGAGGGCATCTCATTTgctctttcaaaaaattatagtaactttatactaaaaaaatgataagcaaaattaaaagagaataaattaaaaatattataatgtgAAACATCAAAAAACTTGATACAATACTATGAAATATTAAGCTCAATTTAAGAACACTTAATGATTTAAAATTGTAATTCAAAACTACAATTGCAACTGAATTTACCAACACACACTCAACTACAATCTCAAtaacattaataaaattatctGATTAGTTCCATGGCTTTGTTTCTATTAATAGTAACAACTCTGAATACCAATATATACAGTCAAGCATATACATTCATAAATGaataattgaatttatataaggGTTAGTGATTGCACATTATCAAGAATAGGATATCAGTAATAACTGAAAACTCAAAGGAAGTAGGTGCATAGATTAAAGGTGCTTGAAGCAGGGCCAGTGAAGGACTTTATTAGATGATTTATATAGTTTGTATAAGAAATAGTTATAGGATATGCACATACGTATATATTCCTTTTCGTTAAAACTGTGTCTCGAGTTACATCTACAAATGATTCTGacattgaaaatatttaaagtccATAAAAATGGAATGAGATCAAGAAATGCaagtcaaaatttaaaaatttaaacaagcAATGTGGCAAAAGCATATAGGAAGGATAATCATATCTTTGGTACAAAATTCTGGTtaggaattgaattaaaaaataatatagtaattgaattaaaaaataaaattattaagagaaaaataaatgttgtttatGATATATATGTGGTGTGCATATGGAATGATAGAATGGGCTAAAGAGGCAGAGCAAAAGTCTAATATAAAGGGATACTAAGTTACTAATAAGTTAGTCTATATTACTTAAATTAAACATAGCTAATATATACAGAAGAATATATATCATACCCACAAATGGTAAAAACCTTCTAGTGGGTCTTTTCACTACCTGAAATTAAAGCATTATTTGTTATTAGAACACATTAACAATTAAGTACCTTATTATTTAGAACTTAGAACTTATTAGAACACAAATTAAATATGGAATGGATGACATGTCATACAAACCTTAGAGCCAGTGACATGGTCATGGATCTTGGCTTCAGGATCAGCACATGACACCTGATGcatgcaaattaaaataaataaataaataaataaaaggacaACTTAAAGATTATTTATTTGGATTCCTCAGCTCATCAATATTTTAGAGCACTACTACTTAATACTATATTCTTTATCTTTGCCATGCAGAAGAGCAACTTCACAAGCATGATAGTAAGAAAAAATTGTAGAGAAGCTATCATTTTCTTCTCTATTATTATGGACTCTATGCAACTTGAAATGTGTCTTGCAGCTAGCTACTACTAATATGGTTTTTACAGTGCTAGCTAATTCTTACAATTGTAATTACAATTACATCCTTTTTTTCTTGTTACTGTGTAAAGAGTTGTATTAATACTAAGAATCAACTAATAATGAGTGTCTTATAAACATTagacaacaaaaatttaaaaaattaattaaattctgaaAGATATCCTTAATTAGAAAATGGATTTATGTGGATGAGTATTATTTAGCGCAGATAGGAAATGACAGGTGGAATTGTGAAGGCATCAAGTAAGCATGCATGTAGAATTGTATATTATTAGTTGCACACACACAAAGATATATGTAcctgaaaataaaacaaatttaaataacacAGGATACatgatatatttttgtatattttttgtacctctaaaataaagaacacagGATACATGAGACAAAGCACTAACTTAGTAAGTACAAACTCTCTATTCAACAAAAGTTACTACTTGCTACTACctgataattatattttcttttagcTATGCTACAACTTGGacaaataacaaatattaaCAAATAGTTGTGCCAATTATAAAAGCTTCCAGCAAAACTAAACAATACCATAACCAATAACCTTTTACACCATGGAAACCCAATTTTCAATATGAAACTAATGGCAATGCCATGGCTAATCAAATGTTCTTGAAACATCAAAGTAACAAAGATATTAGGCATCAAAACAAGACAAAGAAAGAAacattaacaaatttaaaagatcaaaattcagcaattattatataatataagattaaaaaaacGACAACAAACAgaaagtgatcttcaagttttgatcaagagatgaaacTATATGCACCACAACAATTTACAGATTAATATATGCTATAACACTATATGCaccacaaaaattaaaaaaatcctcAATTTATTtgcgaaataaaataaacatagttcAAATCAGAgtttcagcaaaaaaaaaacaaagttcAAACCACATAGTTCAGCAATTTATTtgagaaacaaaataaatatagttCAAACCACAGAGATAATCAAATATTGCCACTGAAAAAACAAATCAGCATCTATATATCATGAAAAAAGAATTAGGATGTATCAATTAAAACAATTCAAAGACGTAAATAAACTCATTTTGAATGAACTAGTAGAAACCGAAAACCTCAGAAAATATTGTAGCAATCGAGCTCAGACAGAGAAGAGAGACCAAACGCGAGCACGTGGTGCAGAGGATCCGGCTAGAGGCGCGGCAGCGACAACGGCAAGCATACAATGGCAGTGAACCAACGTGAGCTGCGATGATGGAACACGAACACGAATGAACGATTGAAGTGAATTTCCTTCTAGAATAAGGTGAGGGGTGGCCGTGCAAACTCAAATCGGTGGTGAGACGGTGTTGACGCCGGTGGAGCCTCCATGAATTTGGGAAAGAAGCTCGGCTAGGTTTTAGTTTCGATGGGAGAGGGGCTCTGCTAGGGTTTGGGTTTCTGATCAAATGAGGAgtaaaaatctaaaaagaaGGGTTGGAGTGAAATTAACAAGGGTATTTTGGTCTTTTCACTTTATGATACACATTCCATTCTCATTGGAATTAAAGATAACTAGGAGGAGATGGGAATGAAATGGGTTGGATTTTGATTTCAGGGAATAAAACATACCcaggaataattttttaaatcttgaACCAAACATAGGAATAAGATATTCCCATCTCAAAATTCCTAGGAATATACTTGTATTCCCTCCAACCACACACACCCTCTGGGTTTATGAGCTAACGAGTTATGGTTAGTACTATGGTGCTCACACAACACCTCAATCCTTTACTGATGAGACTCCGTTCAGGCTTACTTATGATAAAGAAGCAGTAATCCTAGTAGAAAATGGAGAGCCTAGTCCAAGGATATTGATCAGAAGTGTGAATGATCGCATGATTCCCAAGCTTATTGATGAAGTAAGGTTAGCAGCTAACTCATCTGAGCAACCATTAAAGTAGAGGGTTGCAAAGGATATAATACTAAAGTCAGACACAGGAACTTCCAAGCTACTAATGCCGATACCTCAGGAACTCATGAAAAGCTTGCCCCCACTTAGAAAGGGCCCTTCACatttaaagaaaatttgggTAAAGGGGAATACAAGATAGAGAACCTTGATGGTATTGAGGTTCCGAGAACATGGAATGCAGTTCACCTCAAAAGGTATTATTCTTATGAAGTTTTAGTGTTACAATAAAGAcactattttcttatttaacttaCATTTTTAACGAGGCCttctcaaattttaatttgtacttGTATTTGACTTTATTATCACGCAAGAAATTCGCCAAATATAGTCAGATTTACTAGCGAATTTACTAAAAGAATCCGTCAGTAATTTGTTTACCATCAGATTTAGCTTCGGAATAAATCTGATAGCATAAATTTTGATGGTAATTATTTACCAGCTGATTTTTTGTCTGCCGTTAATTACCGTTGAAAAATTCCACTAGTAATTTTTACCATCTATCCCCGATAAATTTGAAggtaatatattatttactaataattaaattaataactactGGCAAATTTAACCCATGATAAATCCGTCAgtaaagttaaattttaatttttttttaaataatccgatccaatttcaaataacaattttaaataacaATTCTAACAAGAAATAAGTCTCAATACAAATGTAGATCTTACATATCACATTCTAAATGAAACAAATCCAACATACAAAGATAAATGACATATCCAATCTTAGTAAAAAGAAttgtttcttagaaaaatattgtGGAATCGCTTATCCACATACGAACAACATAGTGTTTAGAAAAGTATTGTTCCTttctatttcttatttttttaagttgcaGTTTGTAACACAAAAGGCAGACCTTTCAATAAttctttaacaaaataaaaaagtagctcaaaaaataaaaataataaaaaaaagagtagaGTGCAATATAACCTTGAAGAAAATAGAGACCCAATAACACCCATTGATTATCATATCTATACCAAGCGAGACACAATGATAGCCAAGGAATAATGCTCTTTAATTTCTACATTTTTCAAACTCATAACTGCTATAGTGATTTCATTTTTCTCAACTTGATCAGGAACACCAATTAGCTGTATAATGGTATGAACAacacaaaaaaacataaatattaattgtaAATAAGTATTATCTAGCATCCAAGTCGAACATTATAGTATAATAGGAAAAAGATGGAATTTAAGCAACCAAACCAAGATAAAAATATGAAGATTCATTCTACTCCCTTTACTCAAGCAGTACAATGCTAACATTGTGAcatactttttctttaaataaatcCACCatattatttcaataaaaaattttacaaaccACTAATAAGTCAATAATCAAGTGTTCTCTTCTTCCATGACTTCAAATACAATTGAGctaaatttttcattatttttctttaacatTCAAGATTTGATTGCCCATAATTCATTGTCCTTCCTTCCCAATTCCTCAATAAAAgtaacatat
This portion of the Arachis duranensis cultivar V14167 chromosome 6, aradu.V14167.gnm2.J7QH, whole genome shotgun sequence genome encodes:
- the LOC107493328 gene encoding protein ALP1-like; translated protein: MFLHIIAHDVKIRVIKRQFVKSEEIISRQFNDVLLAILICHNLLLKKYQPFSQDKMDERWKWFKDCLGALDGTHIKVNVLEADKSRYHNRKGDITTNVLGVVAPDMQFIYVLTGWEGSAADYRVLRDALFRNGFSVPQDILLRL